CCAAGGACGCGGTGATGAGCAGCCTGGTGGCCCGAGAGCTGAACCCGGCGCCCACCCCGGAGTAGCGGCCCCTACGCAGGGCCTGCCGCGTTGGCCCGCTCGTCGAGCCCTCGGGCGAAGTTCCCGATGATCAACCCCGGCCGCGCGGCCTTCAGGCGCTTGAGCAGCTCGCGAATCCCCACCGGCTCGCCGCCCGCGCCCTTCTCCCGCGCCACCTCCAGGTACTGGATCGGATCGATGCACAACGAGCGCGTCTGCACCTGATCCACCTGGTACTTGCGCACCAGCCGCTCCAGGGCCTGCACCTCGCCCTCGCGGTCCGTGACGCCGGGGAACAACAGCAGGTTCAACGCCAGGTACCCGCCCCGCTCCCGCGCCAGCGCGATGGACGCCTCCACGTCCTCCCACGTGTACTTCACCGGCTTGTAGTAGGCCTCGTAGAGCTCCTTCACCGCCGAGTTCAGCGACACGCGCACCGCGTCCAGCCCCGAGTCGAACAGCGCCGCCAGCCCGTGCGTCAGGCTCGCGTTCGTATTGATGTTGATGGAGCCCTTGTCCGTCCGCTCTCGCATGTAGCGGATGGCCTCGGCGATGGCCTTGTACCGGGTGAGCGGCTCACCCTCGCAGCCCTGACCGAAGCTCACCATCGTCCGGCCTCCCGCGCGCTCCAGGTGGTAGAGGCCAATCACCCCCATCTCCTCCCCGGAGGGCCCGTCGTCCATGCGCTCGTGAGAGGCCGGAGGACCGTCCTCGGGCTGATCCGAGATGCACCCCACGCACCGCGCGTTGCACATGACGGAGGCTGGGATGGCCGCCTCGTCCCGCACATAGAAGGTGTTCTGCGAGGTGAAGCACCGGTACAGCAGCGCGCACGTCTTCAGCTGCTTCAGCACCCGGTTGCCCGGGAAACGCGCCGTGTGCTCTTCCACCAGCGCGCGCATCTCCGGCGTCGAGTACCTCTCCGGGTCCCAGTGGCTCCGCGTGTCCGTGTGGATGGCCCACGCCACCGGCCCGTCCTTGCCCCACGCCGCCGCCGTGTACGCCCACTGCGGCAGGATCGGCCCGTCGCCCTTCACCTCGCCCGGCAGGAACGTGCGCGTGTAGCCCGGCGGCAGCAACGCGCCGACTGCGTTGGGCACAAATGATTTGCCGCCCACCTTCATTTCCCGCACCAGTTCCAGCTCGCCCGTGTCGGGGTTGAGCCCCACCGGCAGGCGGCCAGGGAGGTGCACGAGCCGCCCCGCGGCGGGCAGCGGGATGGGCCGGTCCTGGGGAGGAACCAGGTCCTCTCCGCTCCGGAGGGTGGCAATCAGGTACGGGTGCTCCATCACCCGTCCCTTGGGATCGGCGAACAGCAGCTTGGGACCGGACGTCATGCCTCCTTAACTACCACCGCCGCTCCTTCCCTTCGATGATTGGCTGACGCGAAGGCGCTCGGATGCGTCGCCGTGCGTCATCAAAACGGCGCGCCGCAGCACGCTTGTCTGCTTGCAGGAGCCATGAGCGGCGCTCCGGGGGGTGCCTTGATTCCCCAAAGTCCACTGGTATGGTCCGCCCGCTTTTTACCCCTGGAGGCACGTCTTGATCGTCGGAGTTCCCAAGGAGATCAAAACCCGTGAGTACCGCGTCGGCATGGTGCCCGCGGGCGTCCGCGCGCTCACCAGCGCCGGACACACCGTGCTCGTCGAGCAGAATGCTGGCGTTGGCTCCGGCATCCCCGACTCCGAGTACGTGCGCGTCGGTGCGCAGATCGTCAAGAGCGCGGACGAGGTCTGGTCGCGCTCGGAGATGATCGTCAAGGTCAAGGAGCCCGTGGCTCCCGAGTACGAGCGCATTCAGCAGGGCCAGATCATCTACACCTACTTCCACCTGGCCGGCGTGGACCCGGAGCTCACCAAGACGCTGGTGAAGAAGAAGGCCGCCGCGGTGGCCTACGAGACGCTGCAGCTGGATGACGGCAGCCTCCCCCTGCTCAAGCCCATGAGCGAGGTGGCCGGCAAGATGGCCATCCAGGTCGGCGCCACCTGCCTGGAGAAGGCGCACGGCGGCAAGGGCATCCTGCTGGGCGGCGTGCCCGGCGTGCGCCGCGGCCGCGTGGCCATCATCGGCGGTGGCGTGGTGGGCCTGTGCGCGGCCAAGGTCGCCGTGGGCATGGGCGCCGAGGTGACGATCCTCGACGTGAACCTGGAGCGCCTCACCTACCTGGATGACGTGTTCCTCGGCCGCGTGGCCACCCTGGCCTCGGACACCGAGTCCATTGCCCGCACCGTGCGCGAGTCGGATCTCGTCATCGGCGGCGTGCTCATCCCCGGCGGCAAGGCCCCCAAGCTCGTCTCCGAGGCCCTCATCAAGGAGATGGAGCCCGGCTCCGTCGTCGTCGACGTGGCGGTGGATCAGGGCGGCTGCATCGAGACGTGCAAGCCCACCACGCACGACAACCCCACGTACATGGTGCACGACGTGGTCCACTACTGCGTGGCCAACATGCCCGGCGCGGTGCCGCAGACGTCCACCTTCGCGCTCACCAACACCACCCGCCCATACGCGAAGAAGATCGCCGACATGGGCCTGATCGAGGCCGTGAAGTCCGACAAGGCCCTGGCCCGCGCGCTGAACACCTACGACGGCAAGGTCACCTACGAGGCCGTCGCCAAGGACCTGGGCTACGACTACGTGCCCCTGATGGACGCGTTCGGCGCCAAGGGCCGCTAGTCCGACAAGTCGGTACCTTGGCACACCCAGGGAGGTAGGGACGCCTGACCCCCTACCTCCCCCGAAAGTTCTCGGAAATAAACGTTACCGCCATCTGTCCCCTGCCCTTAGGGGCGACCGTGCAAACGGCAACGAGGGGAAGAACGCGTTGTTGACCCGTCTGTTCCCGTGCATACATTGAGGGGCAGACAACAACACCTTCGCCTGTAATTTCGGGCCTTTGGGAAGGCGGAACATGTTGGACTTCAGGCAACCAAACCGCACAAAGCAGGAATTCGAGGAGCTGGCCCTGGCCCATTTGGACCCGCTCTACTCGGCTGCTCTGCGACTGACCAAGAACGAGCGCGACGCCGAGGACCTGGTGC
This region of Hyalangium minutum genomic DNA includes:
- a CDS encoding radical SAM protein; translated protein: MTSGPKLLFADPKGRVMEHPYLIATLRSGEDLVPPQDRPIPLPAAGRLVHLPGRLPVGLNPDTGELELVREMKVGGKSFVPNAVGALLPPGYTRTFLPGEVKGDGPILPQWAYTAAAWGKDGPVAWAIHTDTRSHWDPERYSTPEMRALVEEHTARFPGNRVLKQLKTCALLYRCFTSQNTFYVRDEAAIPASVMCNARCVGCISDQPEDGPPASHERMDDGPSGEEMGVIGLYHLERAGGRTMVSFGQGCEGEPLTRYKAIAEAIRYMRERTDKGSININTNASLTHGLAALFDSGLDAVRVSLNSAVKELYEAYYKPVKYTWEDVEASIALARERGGYLALNLLLFPGVTDREGEVQALERLVRKYQVDQVQTRSLCIDPIQYLEVAREKGAGGEPVGIRELLKRLKAARPGLIIGNFARGLDERANAAGPA
- the ald gene encoding alanine dehydrogenase gives rise to the protein MIVGVPKEIKTREYRVGMVPAGVRALTSAGHTVLVEQNAGVGSGIPDSEYVRVGAQIVKSADEVWSRSEMIVKVKEPVAPEYERIQQGQIIYTYFHLAGVDPELTKTLVKKKAAAVAYETLQLDDGSLPLLKPMSEVAGKMAIQVGATCLEKAHGGKGILLGGVPGVRRGRVAIIGGGVVGLCAAKVAVGMGAEVTILDVNLERLTYLDDVFLGRVATLASDTESIARTVRESDLVIGGVLIPGGKAPKLVSEALIKEMEPGSVVVDVAVDQGGCIETCKPTTHDNPTYMVHDVVHYCVANMPGAVPQTSTFALTNTTRPYAKKIADMGLIEAVKSDKALARALNTYDGKVTYEAVAKDLGYDYVPLMDAFGAKGR